The stretch of DNA TGCTGCAGAGCTTGTCTTCTGATGAAGCGATCTTCACGCTGTGTTGTCTTCTTAGGCCGTCCTGACCTGGACCTCTCCAGAACGCTGTTGGTGGCCTGGAACTTCTGATGCAGCCTGACCACGACAGAATGGGACACTCCAAGTCGTCTGCCCACTTCTCGCTTGCTTACGCCGTCTTGCAGCCATGCGATGGCCCGgtctttgttgaaggtggtcacctTTCGTCTGGGAGGCATAGTGAGAAGATGGTGGCTTGCGAAAAATCGCGGGGCTATAAAGCctaactggtgacaacagttcactctcAACACATCCTCCCTGCACGTGCATAACAAATTTTTCATCTTTCTCGCCCAGGCTTGCCCACGCGCAAGCGTAAACATGGTCCACTTTTTGCAGTTTGGCAGTTTTTTGTCTCGTGCCCTAGCCAGGCCTCCGTGGATCCCGAGCAagtttcctgctaacacagcattgctcacccactggtgtgtacggcctgacagccatttggttttataaacttaggaacaaggagtttggcacagatgaagtcagctgtttttttcaagggcggtccctaacttttgccGTTCAGTATAGTAATCGCACAGACTAACACGACGCAAACCAATATAGTAATCGCACAGACTAACACGACGCAAACCAATATAGTAATCGCACAGACTAACACGACGCAAACCAATATAGTAATCGCACAGACTAACACGACGCAAACCAATATAGTAATCGCACAGACTAACACGACGCAAACCAATATAGTAATCGCACAGACTAACACGACGCAAACCAATATAGTAATCGCACAGACTAACACGACGCAAACCAATATAGTAATCGCACAGACTAACACGACGCAAACCAATATAGTAATCGCACAGACTAACACGACGCAAACCAATATAGTAATCGCACAGACTAACACGACGCAAACCAATATAGTAATCGCACAGACTAACACGACGCAAACCAATATAGTAAtcgcacagaca from Littorina saxatilis isolate snail1 linkage group LG13, US_GU_Lsax_2.0, whole genome shotgun sequence encodes:
- the LOC138946157 gene encoding uncharacterized protein, whose protein sequence is MLHVRVCAITILVCVVLVCAITILVCVVLVCAITILVCVVLVCAITILVCVVLVCAITILVCVVLVCAITILVCVVLVCAITILVCVVLVCAITILVCVVLVCAITILVCVVLVCAITILVCVVLVCAITILVCVVLVCAITILVCVVLVCAIIILVCVLVCAIIILVCVVLVCAIIILVCVVLVCAIIILVCVVLVCAIIILVCIVLVCAIIILVCVVLVCAIIILVCIVLVCAITVLCV